The Verrucomicrobiota bacterium nucleotide sequence GGGGCTACGCTTTTGTAGAAATGCATACGGGAAACAATGAGTTCTCCCTCGCAACCATGTCTCCTAACAACCTCTACACGGGAGTGGCCCTAGGAGGTGCAATTGAAGAAGGACGAATTCCTGAACTCCTCGAAGAATTAAACAAAGCCTTGGTGGTCATGTTTCCCAAGGCTCCCTGAGAGAGCTTTCTTTTCCATCCTTTATCCCATTCCACTCATTTCTCAAAACTCTTGCAGCAAGCAGCGTCCTTAAGGTGATGATATCGGTTCACTCTGAATTCATCTTTCAGAAAAGAGTGGCTTTACGCCTTGGATACAACCCGCTAACAATTTTTAGCTATTATGGTTACAATGAATATTGAATACATCGGCGATCTTCGCACGACCGCCTTACATGAACCTTCCGGAACGGTCATTCAAACGGACGCTCCCACGGATAACCAAGGCAAAGGAGAATCTTTTTCGCCTACCGATCTATGTGCAACGGCCCTGGGTTCGTGCATTATCACGACGATTGCCATCAAGGGTCTTCAAAAGGGTTGGGACCTCAAGGGCTCCACTGTGAAGGTTGAAAAAATCATGTCTTCGGATACACCTCGGCGCATTGGCCAACTGAATGTGGAAGTAAAGATTCCCGACCGTTTTAGCGATCAGGACAAAAAGCACATGCTTAATATCGCTCACGCTTGTCCGGTTCATCAAAGCCTCCATCCCGACGTTCAGTTAAACGTTTCCCTGGATTGGGTATAAACGGCTTTTTAGTTTCGATTATGACTTTCTGCTTACCGGCTCTGCTATTAATTGTTTCGTTAACTTTGGCTGGTTGCGGAGGAGAACAATCTTCTTCGGCTCACTCAAACACCTTGGTGTTTTCTCGTGGCAGTGATGCACAAAAACTTGATCCGGCAGATGTGGATGATGGCGAGTCCGTAAAAA carries:
- a CDS encoding OsmC family protein, which produces MVTMNIEYIGDLRTTALHEPSGTVIQTDAPTDNQGKGESFSPTDLCATALGSCIITTIAIKGLQKGWDLKGSTVKVEKIMSSDTPRRIGQLNVEVKIPDRFSDQDKKHMLNIAHACPVHQSLHPDVQLNVSLDWV